In the Caenorhabditis elegans chromosome X genome, one interval contains:
- the fkh-9 gene encoding Forkhead transcription factor fkh-9 (Confirmed by transcript evidence) → MCSTMTATMNQTICEKQNITMDLLRSPIQIPSASDTIKIETPSTISSQPSPIQTPLAAASSDNFERPSLSYKDLIIEAIDRSPEKRLKLNEIYQVIRLLHPYYRHRPDQWGWQNSIRHNLSLHDCFVKLPLKQTSASGVVGHFWTVVPELSDKQTLRRRNRQQPRALAKKSDAGRTLSRDDRGSSGSGETSPSPSQPSISPPNENPMPSVQALNVLELLSGMNDYKGTLFQNNYRTNLIQDNSAVNGLQNLLTTTLMQINPQLGALLSLANLNNLTTNQLQIASPSLSPIKAESQSFLLQ, encoded by the exons ATGTGTAGTACAATGACAGCAACCATGAATCAGACTATATGCGAGAAACAGAACATCACG atggatttGCTACGATCACCCATCCAGATACCATCAGCATCGGACACAATCAAAATCGAAACACCGTCTACAATTTCATCCCAACCATCTCCCATCCAGACACCCCTCGCAGCAGCCTCATCGGACAACTTTGAAAGACCGTCACTATCGTACAAAGACCTCATCATTGAAGCAATCGACAGAAGTCCTGAAAAACGATTGAAGCTCAATGAAATCTACCAG gtaatcCGATTGCTGCACCCATACTACAGACATCGACCAGATCAATGGGGATGGCAAAACTCGATCCGACACAATTTGAGTCTTCACGATTGCTTTGTCAAGTTGCCTCTCAAACAGACTTCTGCCAGCGGAGTTGTCG GACACTTCTGGACCGTTGTTCCTGAGCTCAGTGACAAACAAACACTCAGAAGGCGGAATCGTCAACAACCAAGAGCACTTGCAAAGAAGAGCGATGCTGGAAGAACATTATCAAGAGATGACAGAGGCAGCTCTGGAAGCGGAGAAACATCGCCGAGCCCGTCGCAGCCTTCAATCAGTCCACCAAATGAGAACCCGATGCCATCAGTTCAGGCTTTGAATGTGTTGGAGTTGCTGAGTGGAATGAATGACTACAAAGGGACGTTATTCCAAAATAATTACCGTACAA ATCTAATTCAAGACAATAGTGCAGTGAATGGGCTCCAGAACCTTCTCACCACAACCCTTATGCAGATCAATCCACAACTTGGAGCACTCCTTTCTCTTGCAAATCTCAATAATCTGACGACAAACCAACTACAGATAGCCAGTCCGTCACTTTCTCCAATCAAGGCCGAGAGCCAGtcttttcttcttcaataG
- the fkh-9 gene encoding Forkhead transcription factor fkh-9 (Confirmed by transcript evidence) translates to MPSVQALNVLELLSGMNDYKGTLFQNNYRTNLIQDNSAVNGLQNLLTTTLMQINPQLGALLSLANLNNLTTNQLQIASPSLSPIKAESQSFLLQ, encoded by the exons ATGCCATCAGTTCAGGCTTTGAATGTGTTGGAGTTGCTGAGTGGAATGAATGACTACAAAGGGACGTTATTCCAAAATAATTACCGTACAA ATCTAATTCAAGACAATAGTGCAGTGAATGGGCTCCAGAACCTTCTCACCACAACCCTTATGCAGATCAATCCACAACTTGGAGCACTCCTTTCTCTTGCAAATCTCAATAATCTGACGACAAACCAACTACAGATAGCCAGTCCGTCACTTTCTCCAATCAAGGCCGAGAGCCAGtcttttcttcttcaataG
- the fkh-9 gene encoding Forkhead transcription factor fkh-9 (Confirmed by transcript evidence), with protein sequence MDLLRSPIQIPSASDTIKIETPSTISSQPSPIQTPLAAASSDNFERPSLSYKDLIIEAIDRSPEKRLKLNEIYQVIRLLHPYYRHRPDQWGWQNSIRHNLSLHDCFVKLPLKQTSASGVVGHFWTVVPELSDKQTLRRRNRQQPRALAKKSDAGRTLSRDDRGSSGSGETSPSPSQPSISPPNENPMPSVQALNVLELLSGMNDYKGTLFQNNYRTNLIQDNSAVNGLQNLLTTTLMQINPQLGALLSLANLNNLTTNQLQIASPSLSPIKAESQSFLLQ encoded by the exons atggatttGCTACGATCACCCATCCAGATACCATCAGCATCGGACACAATCAAAATCGAAACACCGTCTACAATTTCATCCCAACCATCTCCCATCCAGACACCCCTCGCAGCAGCCTCATCGGACAACTTTGAAAGACCGTCACTATCGTACAAAGACCTCATCATTGAAGCAATCGACAGAAGTCCTGAAAAACGATTGAAGCTCAATGAAATCTACCAG gtaatcCGATTGCTGCACCCATACTACAGACATCGACCAGATCAATGGGGATGGCAAAACTCGATCCGACACAATTTGAGTCTTCACGATTGCTTTGTCAAGTTGCCTCTCAAACAGACTTCTGCCAGCGGAGTTGTCG GACACTTCTGGACCGTTGTTCCTGAGCTCAGTGACAAACAAACACTCAGAAGGCGGAATCGTCAACAACCAAGAGCACTTGCAAAGAAGAGCGATGCTGGAAGAACATTATCAAGAGATGACAGAGGCAGCTCTGGAAGCGGAGAAACATCGCCGAGCCCGTCGCAGCCTTCAATCAGTCCACCAAATGAGAACCCGATGCCATCAGTTCAGGCTTTGAATGTGTTGGAGTTGCTGAGTGGAATGAATGACTACAAAGGGACGTTATTCCAAAATAATTACCGTACAA ATCTAATTCAAGACAATAGTGCAGTGAATGGGCTCCAGAACCTTCTCACCACAACCCTTATGCAGATCAATCCACAACTTGGAGCACTCCTTTCTCTTGCAAATCTCAATAATCTGACGACAAACCAACTACAGATAGCCAGTCCGTCACTTTCTCCAATCAAGGCCGAGAGCCAGtcttttcttcttcaataG